The DNA sequence TCAGCCACCTTCAAAACCAGGTCCCTCTGGGCTGGGTTCAGGTCCACAGACCGCTGGACACACAATTAAAGACTTGAAAGCATCTTTACACTGTCAGATAGTTAGGTTTGCAATCGGCATAGCCGGTTTTTGTTTTTTagggatcagctttaatattacaGATAGAGTATGACTTCTATCAATGTAATAATTTCCAATCACCCCATTTCTTTAGACGTTTCTTCAAATAAATTATATACAACTGGATGACTGACAAAGCCTAATGGACAGACTAATAGGATACTAGAACATGAATAAGTAAGTGAGCAACTGGCAGGAATATCAGCTTGCCTTGTAACATCCTACGGCCTTGTTGatatctccttccctctcataAAGCTGGCCCAGGAACTTGTGTGCTTTGGGATCTCTCTCAGCCACAGTCAGATATTCTGAAACATGTCTAAAAGAGGGGACCAGACATTCTGAATAAACACACAAAAGATGTAGATACCCACTTCAATATGTCAATGTGTTCAGGGCATACCTTTTAGCAAGTTCATACTCCTTAGCCTCGAAGTATAATTTAGCAAATAAAAATCCTTTAATTGGTTTCTGTGGAAAGAGAACATATGAAGGCCTAGTTTAAAATAAGGTTAAACTCATAGTTATAACAGCTAGTTAGCCAACTACTGAAGACAGACATGGTTACCTATTGTATTTTAAAGTTCACTAAAAACGTAGGTAGCCAACTAACTTAGTTGCCTAATACATACGAAAATCGTACCAGCTTCCTGGAAATACCACAAGATAGTTAGATCCATTCAAATATAAAATTGCTAACTAACTAGGATTTTATTTTTAAAGGCGATCATGGCTATCGTCATAGGAAGAGTGACACTAACTAATGCATGAGATGTTTCAAAATATAGCCAGCCCTGTTGCCCGCGCGTTTTCCACACACTGAATTCTTCACTGCGATGGATGAACTTGAGAAGTGTCACATTTGCCAGCGTAGTTAGCGAACGTTAGTTATCCAAAATGAAGGATCCGTTAGCTACTTGTTGTTTCAGATTTAgtctgtggctagctagttactTTCAATGCTTGCAGTACTGCTAGCTATCATACCAGGCCATCATGGCcgttagcttagctagctaatACACGCAGGATGAAGTGAAGCCGGTTGGACTCACCTCTTTGAGTGAAGGAGAGGAACTCTGTACTGAATAAATATAGCGTTCCACTTCGGCCTTACTTCGCCGCATGGCTGTGTAAAGCGTATTTTCTTGTTATTTCAAAACTAGAATTGCACAGAATTACAAAAATCGGCAGGAATCCTATTCTCCACTCTAGCCATGAGAACGTCAAATGGCAGCGGCACTCACGTGGATTCCAACCACGAGCTGTGATTGGTCAAGACTTATCCAATCACATTTGAAAAAGTACACACTGAACGTGTACTAGCCGAAAGCTAATTCAGTATATTGAATACAAATACAATAGCCTATGCTTCATTAGAGAAAAGATGCAATCTGTTTTTGTTATTGCACAAAAACAATCGCGTTAGTAGGCTGTAgttatccaggctgtatcacaaccggccgtgattgggaatcccatatgGCCGATGTAGGCGACATTGTAAATAATGTGTTCAACGGActtgaaggttaaataaatataattacTGTAGGATCTCATGTGATGGTCAATATTTGATTTCGTATACGTTTTTAGACAGACATTaagaaaatacttttttttaaaacatcaAATGCACAAAGAAACATGTAGCAGGATTATTTATTATTCAGAAGTCAATAAGTTGAATATGATGACATCTAGAAACAAACCAAAATTAAAGTAAGAAGCATAAGGCGAACACTAATCAAGGCTTTGAATGTAGCATAGCATATTGTAGTACGACAGAGGAAAAACATAGGGTTTTAAATTAATTCCCATTTAGCAGTGGAATGTGGAATTGTATCACTCTATGCAAAACACATTTCTTCCAAGTAAAGTTTAACACAGCGGAACACTAAAACTCAACTAAATTCATGTTTTCTACAGGGATAGAATGCTTTTCTCTCTAACCGGCAGTTCTCTACTTCCTATGAGCATCTAGATAGAAGTCACACTGCCATAAGGGGATAGCTGAGCTTACACCTAGgaaaaacacacattcacacatcttACAGTACTCATACATGCACTCATCTAAAGTAAAAGGAAAAATTAACATTGCAGTTACAAGCAGATCCTAAATCAATGGAATTGTTTGTATCTGTTATGTTTATCCCCCCTTTTAAAAGACAATGTAATGCATGACATGTAAAGAATGGAGAAAAGTATTTCCAGATATTATTTGATTCCATTACCGTTGATAAAAGTGGGTTATGTTTATTCTGAAAATACTGTCAAAAACATACAAACATCTGTTATCCAAGTTTACAAAACACCCTTCAGTGACATAACGTCTTACATTTTTACTGTCTGTGTGATAAAAGCACAAAGGAAATGTAACAATTGTGAAATAATATGAATTGAACAATATAACACCACACACAATGTTGTGGACACACAAAAAGCTCTATATGAGATATGCATACACGTGTCACCTTATTCAGTACTATCTTTGGATAATATTTCAATACATCCTGAAAAATGTACACAAACCTCTGGTACGAATCTGACTTCTCTATATGACCTCAACTGCTGGGATGGAGGCTACTCTCTCGCTCAAGAAGCTGCCTAGCAAATCTGGCTCAAATAGCACATGTACATACATTAGATACTTTCAAATACTTGACATGTTCTTGATTTAGCTTACCGGTATGCAGGGTGCCAAGAATTTGCACTTTTGGCACAATTCCAATCGTTCCAATTTACCATgcaactcctttaagactgttggaaaagcattcctcatgaagctggttgagagaatgccaagtgagtgcaaagctgccatcagggcaaagggtggctaccttgaagaatctcaaatataaaatatattttgatttgtttaacactttttttggttactacatgattccatgtgttatttcagagttgatgtctttactattattctacaatgtagaaaacagtaaaaataaagaaaccatggaatgagtaggtgtgtcaaaacttttgactggtactgtatattcaacCCAGTTCTGCTGCACAGTAATGTGATTGAGAGTAGCATCAGTAACATAGCCcaggtgtctgtctgtttccacttgtttggcatgacaatgataAAGTAGTTAGCTAAGGCAGAAACAGACCAGCACACTGGCAGTAACAACCTTATTAATACTCTTTATTCTTATGATGAAATACCAGGACACTGATGCATACTTAAATAAACAAGTTGGGTTTTGAAGTGAAATTTTAAGCTAAAATAACAATTAAATATATGATATTAGCATCAAGGATAAATATGAATATAATATGAATATGTCTTTAGACAAAGGCACTGATTTGGCGAGGACTCTTCTTTGTGTACTGTCGGTCTCTCTGCTCATGGGTTGTCACTATTTGGCCAAGCATGAAAAGATTGAAGGAAACTGCTAATTTAATTTATCAACAACATAACCCTAGTCCCTAACCTTACACCAAGAACAAATAGCTCATGTGGTTGCTCAAACATTCTGATGATATCACTTTTGTCCATTCTAGCATGGCCATCTAGTGACTATAGGCTTCCGGTCAGTCCGCCTGGGTCAGTCCGTCCGCCTGGGTCAGTCCGTCCGCCTGGGTCAGTCCGTCCGCCTGGGTCAGTCCGTCCGCCTGGGTCAGTCTGTCCGTCTGGGTCAGTCTGTCCGTCTGGGTCAGTCTGTCCGTCTGGGTCAGTCTGTCTGGGTCTACTTCCGGCCCACTGTCTCCGCCAGCTTCTTCAGCCTCTTCTTAAGTTCCAGAGGAAACTTCTCGTAACACTTCTTACACACCGGCTTCATGTCAAACTCCACAAACTTGTTCCTGTAAGGGAGAGACAAAGATACTGTATGAGCAGGGTTTTGCTTTTCATTGATCTATATCAAGAggtgaaggtgaaataaaaagagtCCTACACTCCAGCACTACTTTCTCTCctgcttcctctcttccccttctactccctcccctcccctcccctcccgcatgttctttccccctctccctcttgctcCTGGAAAGAGGTCATTTGAGCATATTCAACTCTACAGAGTTTAGGCTTTAGCAGGGAGAGCACAAGTGAAACACATTGACAtctgaaaaaaatgttttgacaGCAAGTCAAACATccagtacacagagacaggaaaggaTTAGTGTTTTAACCATCAACCAGGAACTGGTGAACAAAGCCTCATCTTTACACTGATCTGAGGAAACACACACTACCGTACTGTACATGCCTCTAGCCTCGACCAGCTGATCGAACTTCTGGTCCGATTATTACAGCATTACGTTAAACCAAGAGTGTGTCTGGCCATATAGAATAACCATTTCCTGCAGAGTTTCTAAATATGGTCAACATTGCACGGGAAACTGGAACTGACGCAAAGAATAGCTTAGGCGATTTTACCAACCGGTACCGGTAATTATTTATGATCTGTAGCTAATCTCTACTTCTGTTGATTGttcttactctaaaattgatcaatTACAGAGATGGTGAAAGTGATTTAATCAAAAATGCATGATTCAAAGATAGTGTTTAACACATATTTGATCTCTGTGTCTAAAACCTTCAACTGACTTGTCAGAATGGACAAATGAAAAACAGATAGGAAACATGAAAACATAAAAAGTAAAATCACAACACATGGAaaaagagaatgaaaggagatGAAAACTAACCAATGAATGGAAAGTGGAAGTGAGGAGAAAGGAAGGGCAAGGGTTTACAGACACATGggcattttcttcttcttttcttgTTTGGCAAGACGGCGCTTCATGTCGTCTGGCAGGCGCTCGTAGCAGTGTTTACACACAGGCTTCAGATCCACCTCTACAAACTTATCCCTGGTAGGaccaggagggaggaggagagaggaagaggaaggacatggacagacaaacagggacaagtgaaacagagggacagagagaatatAGGAATACACAGGTAGATGGAAAAGCTACAGGTACAGTGTAACAGGTATAgtagagacagatgagagacagaaggacagtgcTAACGCTTCAGAAACCTCTCAAATATTGTCTGGTTTTAGACTGTGTGGTGTTGGGTTCTAGTTTGAAATACTTGCTATACTAGAAGTTAATGGTTACATGTATGAGGAATGTATATGGTGGGGTCAATGGAGGCTGGATAAGAGCCATGAGCCTGGAACGTTACTAAGTAAGGGAAAAGGCAATCACATGGTTGCTGTCACTAATAAGGGTATCTGTGGATTAGCtggtgggccgaggtcaggtcataTGAACGGAGAAGGAACTGTTTATTACCCACATCCCTtaacttcctgcctagcaacaaAGATATAGTGTTCAGAGAGTATATgtgctggtggaaacatgtctttGTCTTATGCAGCTGTGTGACCCAGTGGATGAATGAACTTGGTTGGAGTTTAACTATGTTATTTAGAATTTAACAGTGGGATCACAGGATGTTTTTGCTATGTTAACACAGTCAGCCTGACTTACTTTAGGGTGAGCTTGGTGTTGCAGGTGGAGCAGGCGAAGCAGTTGACACACCATGCCTTGTTCAGGGCTGACACCACtggaacacacaacacaaactTCATAACAAGCAATGCATACACTAACATGACACAATATTTTTAATATGACAATATTAGATGATGAAATATAATATCCTACCATCACCCTCAATGACACGGTTGCAGTGGTAGCAGACATCTCCAAAGAGCtgtagaagaggaggggaggagtcaAAGGCCTCACAAATCACTTGTTTACAAATGACAATTTCTTTACTGTGTTTTCAATAGAACCATGCAATTTACTTAAATGTCTACAGTATTTTGATGCATCAGTACCAATAATATAGAGCTAAATACTGTACATTTATACATCTACCACTAGATGGCCCCATAGAACTAAACAAGACTGGAGGTCTCATTCACATTACATACAGCAAGATGCAATCATTCTCCTCAGGCTCATATTCATGTTCAAAGATTTGTTCAAAGATAAATAGACTACAGTGCCTGGATTGGATAAAGTTACTGAGTAGAGATGTGATTGTGTGACTTCTCTTTCCTTGGGCTGTGTGCAGCCTTCCCCTACATTACCTGGTTGTAGTGAGTCTCACAGTAGGCCAATCCTTTGCGTTCGTAGTGGCGATGGCCCAGGAAGGGTTTCTCACACTTAGCACACACAAAAtgctgcaaacacacacaacatggcCCCACACAACAGGTTAGTACAGACAGACCAGCACAGGTCAGTTCAATCCAGTTCCGTCTAGCTCAGTTCAGACCTATTAAaagtcagaccagaccagtctagTCTGAGATTAGTGGGTTCAGAGGGCAGCAGCAGGGCAGGAGCGCCCCCCCTGTGAAGCACTCacccctacagacagacagacaggagccttgtgtgtgtgaggggggttcCACCAGGGGGCAGAATGGAGCAcagacagagcaggacaggatgCAGCCAGAACAGGTCTCCTAACTAACCCCTCACCATGTTAAAGTGTTTTTCACAGTAGGCGTGGTCCCCACGCTCATAATACGGGTGGCCGTGAAACGGACgttcacacagagcacacacatggtgctgcaggagggagggaggagcgatAGCAAGTAGGAGAAAAGTAGAGAGGAAAGAAGGCAGCAGAGATATGAATAGAGGAGAgtcagagggaaagaaagaggaaggATGTCCTCCATTCTGAGATAGTCCAAACACGACCACAGAGATGATATGAGAGCAGGGTAGAAATACCACAGAGGAGGCTAGAATAACATTCATTCCACATACAAACCTCccttgaacacatttctactttGATGTTCTGAGGAATTATAGTTTTACAGAGACAATGAAAGAAAGCAGGGCATACCGAAGAATATAAAAGTATTCTGCTTTGTAATAATCACATCATGGCTACAAAATACTATAATCATATACAATACATTTAAATCTAAATGTTCTGTTCTATAACATTGCAACCTTCAGAACAGTAGTGATGTGCAGTTTGTGAACGATTTGTTCTTTAACTCTTTTTACTGACTCAAAAGCCATGATTCGTTTTCAGTGTAACTTGTTTAATTGGCATTGGTTTGACCTTCTGGCCGCAATGACTCCTACAGCAGGATTGAAACATACTCCTGCGGTCCTGTGGCTCCAGAGATGTGCTCCGACCTACAACTGAGTCAAAAGATTTGTTCTTATAACAAGTTGAAAAGATGAGTCAGTATAAAGAGCCGAACTTCCCATCACTACTGAATAGGTCCATATTGTAGGAGTGATGTCATCATACCTCGACGTGCCACTGCTTGCCCATGGCATTGACCACGCGGCCCTCGATGGGTCTCCTGCAAGCGCCACAGATGGGAACACCCATCTTGTCATGGCAGGGCAGGCAGTACAGCTCTCCCTTCAGCTCCCTGGCATCAGCAGTCAGCTCCTtactacaggggagaggagggaccaTTACATCATCACTAACTACATCACTATTTCCCATCGTTTTGGAAAACAAAGATATTGTTTTAGCTAGTTCCGTTTTGAATACTGACAGTGATCAATCAATTAATGTTAGTGACCTGAGACACCAGGTTACCCAGGTAGAATAGCTCAAATTAAGACTAAAAGCAAGTGATAAAATCTAAAACCAGTAGATATTGCAGCCCCTGAGTAACGGAGTAGTGAAGAATTGTAACAGTGGAATGCTGCTGACCACACCTCTCTTCTCAATTTGTGATATTCAATGTGTTAGTATGAGTCATCACGGAGCCAGCTCCTTGCCTAATCTGGTGTTccctggtgtgtgtttgtgcatgcgtgtgtgtgtgtgtgtgtgatgctgactATGCTTCTTTTGTTTAGCATCCTGCCAACAGTGTGCCCCTCTATGCTTTCTGGTCTTGGTGAGTCCTACCTTATTAGGGGATAGTAAGTGCACTGTATTCAAAACACAAACCCAGTGGCAGTGATAGGGGAATGAGTCGCCTGCACTGACTTCCTGACTGAATACTCATTATCACAACCTCTGCCTCAAGCATGGGACAGGCTGACAGCTGTACGTTTGTTTAAGAACAGACAGTCTTACAGGAAAGGTTTGGTTAGATTGGAGTTGCCTCTCAACTGCCATCTAAAAGAGCTACTCAGATAATCATTCTTCTATcatcactcactccctctctgctcttcctccctctctccctgccctcttcctccctccctgctcttccTCCCTTTCGTCTCCCCTTTGGCTGACTTTACAAGGGTAAACACTAGTGAACCCAACCCGGAGGAGTCCCACCCTGCTACAGAGAACAAACCCTGTCTATAACAGCTCTTGAGTTTCTACTACTGACAGGCTACAGTACGTGTATAGGTTGCATAGACGTTAGTGTAGAAGTTGTGTTTATACTAGGTTGTGTAGAAGTTGAGTAAAGATAAGTTAGTGGTTATATACAGACCACTAGGTTTCTGTAGCAGGTGTGTTAAGTTAGTGTGGTGATTTAGCTTGTATGCAGGTTGTATAAATATTGTGTTttggttgtgtagtggttgtaTATAAAGTTTGCGGAGTTGTTtcaagtggtgtaaagtacttaagtaaaaatattttaaagtactaaAGTAATTTTTTGGGGTACctgtacttatatatatatattttttgacaacttttactttactacattcctaaataaaataatgtgctttttacttcatacatttttgctgacacccaaaagtactcattacattttgaatgcttagcatgacaggaaaatggtccaattcatgcacttatcaagagaacgtccCTAAATGGATGTCAGTGTTAGAGTGTGccactggctatccgtaaattaaaaaaGAAGAAAAGTGCTGTCTGGCTTGATTAATAAAAGGAATTTGAAATCATTTATAAGTATATTTGAGCtattacatttacttttcatacttaagtagatttaaaaccaaatacttttagactcaagtagtattttactgggtgactttcacttttacttgagtcattttctatgaagttacctttacttttactcaagtatgacaattgggtaattTTTTCACTACTGGTTGTTTCTATATTGTTTGCATGTGTACCCGCAGTTGTTGCAGTTGAAGTGGTCGGGGTGGTAGGGGTCGTTCTTGAACAGCAGCGGCTGCTCCTCGATGATGGCGTGGCACTTCTGACAGATGTACTTCCCCAGACCACGGGCCTTCTCACGGTTATGACACGGGCGACACAggtgtctgagggagagagatacatgaTAATAAAGAATGAGATCAGCCTGACCCAGAGGGAGAAATTATGTTGCTACAttcagtggcgtgtattcatggatatcaagggaagccaggcttcctcaaaaaatgtaccaaaacatttttttttttttttttgtctctgtgtttcaAAATTATCCTTCAATTCATAAGAGACAATGTATCTGACCAGAGAAGGCAtctgagcgagcgaaacagcgcacgtctgtttctgtatgtgtaggtcatctatctgatgctgtctggtccaaaagagtatgacattgttgccgcccaaagcactgaatgcaagggaagccagcgagcatttcaAATCCAACCCACATGCACcacatacaacaggtgtaggtagaccttaccgtgaaatgtttactgacaagcccttaaccaacaatgcagttcaataaatagagttaagaaaatattcacaaaataaactaaagcaaaaaaaaagtaacacaataacgaggctatatacaggggctatatACACTGGGCTATTCCCCAGTGATTACACCCATGCACCGCTACTGGCTACATTAAAACTATTGTGGAGTGTAAACAGTGTTAGGGATTTCTCCTTGGTTTCTAAAAACTATGAAGTGGGAAGGTTGCTGTCCCCTGGTGTTAGATCAGTAATGGCTGATCAATGATCCAGCCCAAGTCTCTGGACTGACCTGCCGGCATTCTTGACGAAGCCCACGTCAGCCAGCACGGCCTGGCAGAGGTCACAGCAGAAACAGTCAGGGTGCCAACTGTTGTTCATCGCCTTGATCACACGACCAATGATAAACTCccctgggaggaggaggaagagaagaaggaagTCAGGGACAACACACTGGCAACACTATAACATCCCCCGTGCACACACATATCCACCTGTTAATGTTAGGGCCGGGAcaataccagtatcgcaataAACGTTAGTATGGTGGAAAATGtatttaggaaaacagccctaatgttggaaacaaaccaTTTTTACCCCAAGCTAAAGCACACAcactattttacatacagcaggctTTTAAAATGACCAAAAAGTTTGGTCTGCTTTGTGTTGTCATTTTTGCCAAGTAaaaaaatattgcgatactggtaCCGTCCCGGCCTTAGTTCATTTAGAGAGAAAAACAACTGGCTGTAGAAGTCTACACAGTTGTGTCTAGAGCTCAAGGTGAGGGAAGCAGGGTTAAAAGGAGACCAAACATGACCTTCACACAACACAAACGTGTGtaatatatatcacacacacacacagtccctgctggccttctaggcagagttcctgtccagtgtctgtgttcttttgtccatcttaatcttttctttttattggccagtctgagatatggctttttctttgcaactctgcctagaaggccagcatcccagagtcacctcttcactgttgatgccgagactggtgttttgctggtactatttaatgaagctgccagttgaggacctgtgaggtgtctgtttctcaaactcgaCACTAATATACTTGTCTtctttctcagttgtgcaccggggtctcaactagtctaaagaatactcaactagtctaaagaaggcccgttttattgcttctttaatcaggacaacagttttcagctgtgctaacataattgcaaaagggttttctaatggtcaattagccttttaaaatgatcgacttggattagctaacacaacgtgccattggaacacaggagtgatggttgctgataatgggcctctgtacacctatgtagatattccataaaaacactgccgtttccagctacaatagtcattaacaacattaacaatgtctacactgtatttctgatcaatttgatatgattttaaattgacaaaaaaattgcttctttcaaaaacaaggacatttctatgtgacctcaaacttttgaatggtagtatatacagtggggtaaaaaagtatttagtcagccaccaattgtgcaaattctaccacttaaaaagatgaggcctgtaattttcatcataggtacacttcaactatgacagacaaaatgagaagaaaaaaatccagaaaaatcacattgtaggatttttaatttatttatttgcaaattatggtggaaaataagtatttggtcaataacaaaagtttctcaatactttgttatataccctttgttggcaatgacagaggtgaaATGTTTTctctaagtcttcacaaggttttcacacactgttgctggtattttgactcattcctccatgcatatctcctctagagcagtgatgttttggggctgttgctgggcaacatggactttcaactccctccaaagattttctatggggttgagatctggagactggctaggccactccaggaccttgaaatgcttcttacgaagccactccttcattgcccgggcagtgtgtttgggatcattctcatgctgaaagacccagccacgtttcatcttcaatgcccttgctgatggaaggaggttttcactcaaaatctcatgacacatggccccattcattctttcatttacacggatcagtcgtcctggtccctttgaagaaaaacagccccaaagcatgatgtttccacccccatgcttcacagtaggtatggtgttctttagatgcaactcag is a window from the Oncorhynchus tshawytscha isolate Ot180627B linkage group LG03, Otsh_v2.0, whole genome shotgun sequence genome containing:
- the LOC112240051 gene encoding LIM and senescent cell antigen-like-containing domain protein 1 isoform X3, producing MEVQVQSRPLPPTIPENGAAPDPEPHTVNGHRHANSGEAELPVSKSQRRRSDVKVYKEFCDFYARFNMANALANAMCERCKSGFAPAEKIVNSNGELYHEGCFVCAQCFQQFPEGLFYEFEGRKYCEHDFQMLFAPCCHQCGEFIIGRVIKAMNNSWHPDCFCCDLCQAVLADVGFVKNAGRHLCRPCHNREKARGLGKYICQKCHAIIEEQPLLFKNDPYHPDHFNCNNCGKELTADARELKGELYCLPCHDKMGVPICGACRRPIEGRVVNAMGKQWHVEHFVCAKCEKPFLGHRHYERKGLAYCETHYNQLFGDVCYHCNRVIEGDVVSALNKAWCVNCFACSTCNTKLTLKNKFVEFDMKPVCKKCYEKFPLELKKRLKKLAETVGRK
- the LOC112240051 gene encoding LIM and senescent cell antigen-like-containing domain protein 1 isoform X1; its protein translation is MEVQVQSRPLPPTIPENGAAPDPEPHTVNGHRHANSGEAELPVSKSQRRRSDVKVYKEFCDFYARFNMANALANAMCERCKSGFAPAEKIVNSNGELYHEGCFVCAQCFQQFPEGLFYEFEGRKYCEHDFQMLFAPCCHQCGEFIIGRVIKAMNNSWHPDCFCCDLCQAVLADVGFVKNAGRHLCRPCHNREKARGLGKYICQKCHAIIEEQPLLFKNDPYHPDHFNCNNCGKELTADARELKGELYCLPCHDKMGVPICGACRRPIEGRVVNAMGKQWHVEHFVCAKCEKPFLGHRHYERKGLAYCETHYNQLFGDVCYHCNRVIEGDVVSALNKAWCVNCFACSTCNTKLTLKDKFVEVDLKPVCKHCYERLPDDMKRRLAKQEKKKKMPMCL
- the LOC112240051 gene encoding LIM and senescent cell antigen-like-containing domain protein 1 isoform X2; its protein translation is MEVQVQSRPLPPTIPENGAAPDPEPHTVNGHRHANSGEAELPVSKSQRRRSDVKVYKEFCDFYARFNMANALANAMCERCKSGFAPAEKIVNSNGELYHEGCFVCAQCFQQFPEGLFYEFEGRKYCEHDFQMLFAPCCHQCGEFIIGRVIKAMNNSWHPDCFCCDLCQAVLADVGFVKNAGRHLCRPCHNREKARGLGKYICQKCHAIIEEQPLLFKNDPYHPDHFNCNNCGKELTADARELKGELYCLPCHDKMGVPICGACRRPIEGRVVNAMGKQWHVEHHVCALCERPFHGHPYYERGDHAYCEKHFNMLFGDVCYHCNRVIEGDVVSALNKAWCVNCFACSTCNTKLTLKDKFVEVDLKPVCKHCYERLPDDMKRRLAKQEKKKKMPMCL
- the LOC112240051 gene encoding LIM and senescent cell antigen-like-containing domain protein 1 isoform X7 — protein: MANALANAMCERCKSGFAPAEKIVNSNGELYHEGCFVCAQCFQQFPEGLFYEFEGRKYCEHDFQMLFAPCCHQCGEFIIGRVIKAMNNSWHPDCFCCDLCQAVLADVGFVKNAGRHLCRPCHNREKARGLGKYICQKCHAIIEEQPLLFKNDPYHPDHFNCNNCGKELTADARELKGELYCLPCHDKMGVPICGACRRPIEGRVVNAMGKQWHVEHFVCAKCEKPFLGHRHYERKGLAYCETHYNQLFGDVCYHCNRVIEGDVVSALNKAWCVNCFACSTCNTKLTLKDKFVEVDLKPVCKHCYERLPDDMKRRLAKQEKKKKMPMCL
- the LOC112240051 gene encoding LIM and senescent cell antigen-like-containing domain protein 1 isoform X4; the protein is MNSLRLKELSNSDLYRRRQERPDSYGSIASNSLSNMANALANAMCERCKSGFAPAEKIVNSNGELYHEGCFVCAQCFQQFPEGLFYEFEGRKYCEHDFQMLFAPCCHQCGEFIIGRVIKAMNNSWHPDCFCCDLCQAVLADVGFVKNAGRHLCRPCHNREKARGLGKYICQKCHAIIEEQPLLFKNDPYHPDHFNCNNCGKELTADARELKGELYCLPCHDKMGVPICGACRRPIEGRVVNAMGKQWHVEHFVCAKCEKPFLGHRHYERKGLAYCETHYNQLFGDVCYHCNRVIEGDVVSALNKAWCVNCFACSTCNTKLTLKDKFVEVDLKPVCKHCYERLPDDMKRRLAKQEKKKKMPMCL
- the LOC112240051 gene encoding LIM and senescent cell antigen-like-containing domain protein 1 isoform X5, whose protein sequence is MWVSRDRDNNRHSRDTAVTTTTAANSQQPNKILCNMANALANAMCERCKSGFAPAEKIVNSNGELYHEGCFVCAQCFQQFPEGLFYEFEGRKYCEHDFQMLFAPCCHQCGEFIIGRVIKAMNNSWHPDCFCCDLCQAVLADVGFVKNAGRHLCRPCHNREKARGLGKYICQKCHAIIEEQPLLFKNDPYHPDHFNCNNCGKELTADARELKGELYCLPCHDKMGVPICGACRRPIEGRVVNAMGKQWHVEHFVCAKCEKPFLGHRHYERKGLAYCETHYNQLFGDVCYHCNRVIEGDVVSALNKAWCVNCFACSTCNTKLTLKDKFVEVDLKPVCKHCYERLPDDMKRRLAKQEKKKKMPMCL
- the LOC112240051 gene encoding LIM and senescent cell antigen-like-containing domain protein 1 isoform X6, with protein sequence MLGVVEEMTNGNGNMANALANAMCERCKSGFAPAEKIVNSNGELYHEGCFVCAQCFQQFPEGLFYEFEGRKYCEHDFQMLFAPCCHQCGEFIIGRVIKAMNNSWHPDCFCCDLCQAVLADVGFVKNAGRHLCRPCHNREKARGLGKYICQKCHAIIEEQPLLFKNDPYHPDHFNCNNCGKELTADARELKGELYCLPCHDKMGVPICGACRRPIEGRVVNAMGKQWHVEHFVCAKCEKPFLGHRHYERKGLAYCETHYNQLFGDVCYHCNRVIEGDVVSALNKAWCVNCFACSTCNTKLTLKDKFVEVDLKPVCKHCYERLPDDMKRRLAKQEKKKKMPMCL